The segment GCTGGGCTCGGGCTGGCagcgcggccggcggggccccCCCTGGCTGGGGCTCCAGCGGGATGCGCCGCCCCCAGTTTCGTTTCCCAGCTGGGGCCGGCAGGGATGGAGCTGCGGGGGTACCAGCTGGAAGCGGTGGCCCCGGCCCTTGGGGGCTGCAACACCATCATCTGGCTGCCCACGGGTGCCGGCAAGACCCGCGCCGCCGTCTACgtctgccagcagcacctggagAGCCGGGTGGGCGGCAGGGTGGCCGTGCTGGTCAACAAGGTGCCCCCCAACCCTGCCCTGGGGATCACTGGGTtgtggtgctgggctggtgctgagcagggggGGTCTCTTGGGCTCAGGTGCATCTGGTGGACCAGCACGCCAAGAAGGAGTTCCATGCGCTGCAGGACACCTTCAGGGTGACGGCCATCAGTGGGGACAGCAGCCAGAAGTCCTTCTTCGCCTGCATGGTGAAGCAGAGCGATGTTGTCATCTGCACGGCCCAGATCCTGCACAACGCGCTGGTCAGCGAGGAGGAGGACATGCACGTGGAGCTGACAGGTGGGCACAGGACCCCAGGCGATGCTCTCCCcacggctgggctgggctgggctggggggctcacCTCGCTCCCCTCTCTCACCCGGTGCAGATTTCTCACTGCTGGTGATAGACGAGTGTCACCACACGCAGAAGGAAGCCGTCTACAACAAAATCATGCTGAATTATCTCCAGCGCAAGCTCAGTGGGCAGCAGGATCTGCCACAGGTCCTGGGACTGACGGCATCCCCTGGCACCGGGGGGGCAACCTCCTTTGAGGGGGCTGTAGAGCACATCCTGCAGGTGGGTCCTGTGCCCCCCATCCTGTGCCAAGACAGGGCACAGCGACCTGGCACAGCTTCCCCTGGGTGTAGCAGGGTGTTCCTCAGGGTGGGTGTTGGTAAGCTGGGTGGCCCAGGGCAGATGTCCCCAAATTTACGGGGCTGCCAGCGAGCACCGTGTCACCTGGAAGTGGGGTGGGGTCTCGCCCTCAGATCTGCGCTAACCTGGACGTCAAGAAAATCGCGTCGGTGCAGGAGGAGGCGCAGCACCTGCAGAGCCACGTCCCCCAGCCCATGAAGCAGTATGACCTGTGCCAAGAGAGAGCGCAGGTGAGGGCAGCTGTAGGGGCTGGAAGACGAGACCCCCAagccctgctgagctggggggctgcgTCCCCCTGTCTGCTTAGCTCATGCCAGTGCGAGGAATTGATTGATCCAGAGCTTTGGTGCAGAGGGATCCAATAACCATCTGGGTGCTGCCATGCAAACAAGCCCCCAACCCCAGCCCAGGCACTCTGGGCTGTGCCTCCGAGACCATGCAGAACAGTGTTTCCAGTTCCTCGGGTCCTGAgcccctctctgctcccaggaCCCCTTTGGCgagcagctgaaggagatgATGGAGCAGATCCAGCAGTACATGGAGATGCCTGGCCTGCCTCAGAACTTTGGCACACAGATTTACGAGCAGCACATCgtggagctggagaagagaggtGAGGAGGCGGCAGGGCgggtgcagcagggcagagctggcagccacGGGGACATGCCGTGACCATGGCACACCCGGCCCTTGCCAGGCGCCGAGACCTTTTGTCGCAAGATGCGGGTGTGTGCGCTGCACTTGCGCAAGTACAACGACGCGTTGCTGATCAACGACACGGTGCGGATGATCGACGCCTTCCAGTGCCTCCAGCAGTTCTATGCCACCGAGAGGGACACCAAGGACCCCACCGAACAGTTCCTCACCGCACTGTTTGAGGGTAACAGAGGGGCCTGGGCGGGGGGGTCGGTGCTGGCTGCATTCAGAGGGTGGGGGGCCCCCATGACACCCCGCTTGCCTGCACAGAGAACAGGGCGACCCTGCGGGCGCTCGCTGGGGACCAGCGCTATGAGAACCCCAGGCTGGGCAAGCTGGAGGAGATCCTGCAGGAACATTTCCAACCCCTGGGAACTTCTCGCGGCATTGTCTTCACCAAGACCCGGCAGAGCGCCCACAGCCTGCTCAGCTGGCTGCAGGACACGGCCGCGCTCTGCGGGCAGCACATCAGGGCCGCTGTCCTCACCGGCGCCGGCTACAGCAACCAGACCAGGCACATGACGCAGGTGAGTGGAGGGTGGGATGGAGCTGGACCGACCCTTCTCCGCACGCTTTGTGGGTGCTGCCCCGGGGCTCGGagccctgtgcagctgctgaagcatctccctcctcttcccccagaACGAGCAGCAGGATGTGATCGAGCTGTTCCGCAAGGGAGCCCTCAACCTGCTCTTCTCCACCAGCGTGGCCGAGGAGGGCCTGGATATCCCTGAGTGCAACATCGTGGTTCGCTATGGGCTGATGACCAATGAGATCGCCATGATGCAGGTACCTGCCTGGGCTCCCTCTGGCCACTCTGCCCAGATGCCCCAAAGCCACAAGGATGGGACACAGTCGCatcccacagctgctggcagctccctgggggTGAACCCAGCCCCTGGCAGAGCATCTCCTTGGCAAGGCACGGAGGAGTGCACAGGGTGGATCCATCCCCACAGGGTggtgtggggaggcagggggggcCAGCCATGTCCCTCCTCTGCTGACTGCAGCATTTGGCACTTCTGCTGCAGGCCCGGGGCCGTGCCCGTGCCAAGAACAGCGTCTACTCCGTCCTCGCCAAAGCCAACAGCAGAGAGGTCTTCCGTGAGCTGCTCAACGAGGACCTCGTGGAGCTCATGGAGAGGGCCATCAGAGCAGTGCAAGCCATGCCTGAGCAGGAGTACCGCCTCAAGGTGAGcgctgggtgctgccctgggcaccaggagggccaggcagctgctgcccgcATCTGATGCTTGGGCACTGCCTTCTGCGCCCTGGTTTTGGCTGCCTGCTCTCCCCTTGGAGCAGCACCGGCTCCTGGGAGGGGGTAGCATCAGGTGCACGGGGCAGCGTGTGCCCACCCTGTCCTGTCTGTCCTGCCACGCAGCTTGCACTCTCTGGGACGGTGCATCTCTGTGTGGCTGTGTGTCTTGCCATGCCTGCCATCTGTCTGTGCCCGTAGCCCTGCCCTGACCCCTGTCCTCCCCCTCCGGGCCCTCTGCAGATCAGCGAGCTGCAGCAAATTGCTGTTGCCAGCTGGCTAATGAAGGAAGCCAGGATCAGtgagaggaggcagctgcacGACCCCGACGCTGTTTACCTCTACTGCGTCAACTGCAACACGGCAGTGTGCCGCGGCAGCGACATCCGCACCGTGGAGGGCATGCACCACGTTAACATCAACCCCAACTTCGGGTAGGAGCTGGGCGCTGGCGGGGGCGAGCGGGTGCAGACCAGCTGGCAGGCATCGCTTGCATGAGCTGCCCCACTTTCCCCCCAGGacgggcagggggtggcagcagcttGCTGCCAGCTTTTTCTTGGGGACAGTGGTCCAGGGAGATCGTGGGGGCTTTGTGGACTTTGTGACTATGGGAGCACATGCGCTGCCCTATTTCTGTCCCCTGGACCATTGTCCTTAGAGTGTCTTTTCGTTCCTTGCAGGTTGTATTACAGAGTTTCCTCTGGGAAAATACAGTTCCAGCGGGCTTTCAAAGACTGGGAGCCCGGCTGTCGCATCATGTGCAGTGAGTGCAGCCAGGTGAGTGTGGCAACCCCCCCGTGGCTGCAGCCCAGTTGGAACTGGAGGGACAGGAGGGGCTGTGCCTTGTTCCCCAGCTCCTGGTTGAGGGATGGAGCTGTATGTCCCTTCGACACGTGCCCGTGTGACGTGCCTGCTGCACATGCAGGATGTGGACATGGGCAGCTGTCTCCGAAGGGGATGTGACCTGGCAGCAAGGAGCTGCCTCCATCCCGGGGCTGTGTggccctgcagcctggggatgCTGCGCTGCAGGCTGCATGactgtcccctccctgcccacacaGGAGTGGGGAATGGAGATGATCTACCGGCAGGTGAAGCTGCCCATCCTCTCCATCAAAAACTTCGTGGTGGAGACGCCGGCTGAGAAGAAGAAGTACAAGAAGTGGAGCAGTGTGACATTCCCCGTCAAGGAGTTTGACTATGTGGAGTACTGCTCTAGCATCCACGGCCAGCTCTTGTAGCACAGACTCTGCTCAGAAGACGACTATTCCCAGCCCACTTTCTGGGATAGCAGGACCCTTCCCATCGCCCTCAGCATGGGACCTTCCCTCCAGGCTCATGCAGTCAGTGCTCCCTTGTTCCTCGCTGGACTgatctgctgcagcacatcccttgctacagctgcagctgcaggaggaggcttTGCTGCACCCATGCAGGAAGGATGAGACACTGGGATGGGAAAGCACTGGGAATCTttccctgctggcagctgctccccatGGCGCTGCgttccccctcctgccctccagcactgTGGGGCACGGGGGGTGTCTCCACAACCCTGCCAGGAGAACCAGCCATTTCACAGGGGCTCAGGACATGGCCCAGCGTTTCTCCGGCAGCCTCTGGTCCGCTTGTTGTCCCGATGTCCCTCTATTAAAAACGGGTgtgcgctggggctgggggaagtGTCGGCAGCTTCACTTCTTGTGAGAGCCGGTGGGCTCCGTCTGGGACAGCCCTTGCACCCAGCCCGACCCCCGCATTGCCTGCGGGAGAGCCAGACCCCACCGCCCACCGCGCTGGCAGCGCAGGGGTCCCCGGGGAGGCACCTGTGGGTGCCCCAAGTGGCTGCAGACAGCGGACCCACCCGAGACCAAACCTCCCTGGGGCGCAGAATGAGAGCGCCTCCGGGGCGGCTCAGTCCTGCAGGACTCGCATGGAGCTGCGGGTGGGTTTGACCTTGGCCGAAATGCCcgggggtccctgccccggcagctggggggtccccgcggggcTCAGCTGGGGCCACCCCGGGCGCGCTGGGCTCGCCGGACCCCTTCGAGCTGGGGATGCTGAGGGAGCGGCGGGGCCCCCAGAGCTCGGGGCCGGGGGggtcggggcggggggctcggcgtccccgcggcccggcgggggtgctgcagccccggccccgccgtgcTCTCCCGCCGCCGGTCGCTAGAGGGAagccccggcccggctgcgGGCAACGGGCGATGCCCGGGgagccccgggcgggggggcgcggggcagcGGGCCCCGAGGGGGCCGCCCGCCGGCGGGGGGATGCTCAGCCCGtgccgggcggggggctgcggcgctCGCACCCGCCGCTCCGTgcgtgcccccctccccgcgggaCCCGGCCACGCGTGTGGGTGCCAGCCCGGGGGTCTCCCGCTCCGGTAAGCAACGCGGtggctcggggcgggggggttcgCGGTCCCTCCGTGCTCCCGGTGGGCGCCAGGAGCTCCCGCGGCGGGCGAGGGGCGGCTCGCAGCGGGGACTGCAGGCGAGGGGTCACCAGCCTCCAGGCCcggggctggggatgctgccgGAGGGGACCCTGGGCTGGGAGCCCCCTGCCGCTCCTGCCTGGCTTTGGAGCAGCATCTTCTGCCCTAATGAGGCGTAGCCCAGTTTCAGGTGATTATCCCCCGGGGAAAACATCCAACCAAACTCTTGTTCATCAAAAACTGGGTAATGAGGCCGTTTGAGTTATTTGTAGCTCTCTGCGGGCTGGGATGGCTTCTCTTACCTCTCCCCAGGCCGGATCCCTCCTGCAGGGACCCCAGAGCGTTTTGCTAAGCTCAAATTGCCCTGGTTTGTGCTGGGAGAATCCAGGCTGTGCGTGAACTCGGTGGGTGCCTGCAGCACTGGGTGGTGCGACCTCTCACCAGCCTAGATGGACCTGGCTGTCCGCTTTGGTGCCCCAAACCAGAATTTCTGCAATATTGACCCAAACTTGCCCATTTTTGAGCCTGACCCTGTGGGGTACAGGGCCAGGACAACAGCACTCTGTGGGACTCTGTGGGTTTTTGCAAATGGGTCTGCATCCAGCCTCTGCTTGTTCctccctctgcatccctgctTTAACGCCAGCCCCATCTGGCTTCTCCTTCCCGGGGGCTCGGTCACCTTGGGTCTGGcggcagggagcagctgagctgcagctctcaGTGCTGCGACCTTGGCCAGCGTCCTTCAGAGCCAGCGTCCTTCAGAGCCAGACTCGTGTGGCTGAGTCCCCAGGCTGCTCATGGCCAGGCCAGCCTGTGTGAGGGTGTGGGTCTGTGCATCCCTGTGACCCCCATTAATCCACCCTGGCTGCCACGGGCAGCCTTCTCCAAGTGCGCGCTGTCGCTGCATCCCTCagcccagggcagaggcagTGGCTGCTCCCCTCTGATCAGCCATTCAGGTCACTCCCGCATCGATCAGGTCTGGCGTGTGCTGATAAACTGGCTTTGGAGCCCCAGGGGCTCAGGGAGGCTGAAAGTCCATGTTTGACCAGGTCTGTGTGTCGTGGAGCTGCCCGagcgcagccccagcccactCCCGGCAGGCTCGCCCCCAGCACAGTGTCTTCTCTTGGCACcgctcttcctcctgctgtgggtcagacccccagctggggggcCCCCTACTCCCCCCACTCCTTGCACAGCCCGGGTCCCCCCCCGAGGGGGCTGcaccctgccctgtgccaccccgctccctcctccctgcagcacagcgtGGCCGTGCCCCCACGGATGGAGACAGATGTACCTGACCCTTCAGGCAGTGCCGGGCAGGCTTGTCCTGGGATTAAACAAGCCTGAAGCCCCACTTCACTCCAATTGCCCTTTCAGTAGCCGGGCTGCTGGCCTGGATCTTGTGCACTGACACATCCCTTGTCAATAACCTCTGGATTTAAGCCTGCGGCTTGGAGCATCTTTGCTTATCTCAGCTCCCCAAAGCACTTACATTCCCGGCCGTCATAACTCCCTGCCTGTATGTGGAGacagcagcaaacagctgctGCGGCAAGTTTTGTTGGCGAAAGTGCGGCGAAGGTGTTTTCCACCTGCTCTGTTTTCCACCAGCTTCCCGCAGGCTTCCAAGCCAGGACTTGGTGTGGAGATGGGCACAGCCCCAGGACCCAGCACCCCTCGTGCCTCCGGCAGCCGTGTGTGCTCACGGACCAAAGCAAGGGCAGCACAACAACTTATTTTCATACAGCCCATTTCATTTCTCATCTGTGCATCAGAAAGCAACAATTCACCTTCCAATGCAccagctgaagagctgaaagCTCCAGGCTGCTTGGCAGCACCTCACGTTGGCCCTTTCCTGAGGTTGGGTGTCTAGCAGAGACTTCTAGCTCAATCTGTTTAGCTTATGGAAAAGTAGCCTGAGATGTGACTTGATTACAGTGTGCAAGTACCTTCCCAGGGAGAAAACCGCTGGGTATTAAAGGGCTCTTTAACTGAGAGAGGAATAATAAGAACCGAGGGCTTGGAGATCAAGTCAGACAAATTGAAACTCCAAGTCAGGTGCAGGTCTGCAGCAAGGAGGGcgcagagcagctggagcaggatcCTTGGGGCACCTGTCTCAAAGCGATGCCCTGGCTGGATCCCAGttcccctgggctgggggtcctgccctggggggggCTGGCTCCATCCTGCCCCTGTAGCTCTGGCCCTGCGTGGACACCGGctggctgaagcagcagcaggatgaggccGGTGGCATCATGGGGGATGGGGGCCTGAATTTTGCTTCCCAGGCACATCTAAAAATCTTGCTGTCGCATGGTAGCTCTGCCAGAGCCTGGAAGCAAGTCAGGCCCTGAGGTGACCTTTCCCGGGACAGCTGGAGCCTCCCTTTCTGTACCAGGGGAAATTCCAGCCTGGTGAAAACTGCTCGTCACGGAGGAACTCGATCCTGAAAACCAAAAACCCTCTCTCCACGCTGCTCCTatgtgcccccctcccctgctgctgggagcgcGTAGGAGCCCAAAAAGCGCATGGGGACGTCCTCGTCTTGTTCTGCTCCACCGTCCCCGCCACCAACAGCTGCATGTCTAACCATTCGGGAGTTAATCTTGACTGTTAGCATGTCAGGTTGCTGGTGGATTAAACAAGGGGATTAGCATCAAACAATTTCCCTCCCGCCCTGAGCAGGGAGACAGGAAATATAATCACtctggttttattctgcttaGGCTAAAAAAGCTCCCTGGCATGTGGCTGGGCGATGCCAGCCGTGCCAGCGGCACAGAGAGGCACGTGCCCAGGGCATTGCGGGGGCAACCCTGCCTCTGCCGTGCATGGTCCCCCACCGGCACCATGATGGGGATGCCAAGACCAGGGGCTGGTCCCAGGGGGCTTGGGGAGGTGACCCTGCTGGGTGGCACTCATGTAAACCGCTGCAGCcccggggtgctgggtgctggatCAGACCAAGCCGTTGCCCAGCTgtgaggtgtgtgtgtgtgcccgGGCTAatctgctgggctggggcaggggatgcAGCTGCTCATCGGATGCCCCCACAGAGGGCACAGAAGCCGGGGCTGGAGAGGGGGatgctcccagcacccaggcagccactgagcccccccagcaccttcctgcctgctgctcctgccagcctgggctcagctgtggaTGGCAGAGGATGGAACAGCTTTGCAGGTGTGAAAGCAAATCTGTCTTCCCAACAGCTCCCAGGTTCCAGAGCCATCCCAACAGCTCCCGGGTTCCGGAGTCAGGGAATAGTGCCGTGGCTCTGAGCCGGTGGCTGCGGTGCTGCAGACTAGCCAGCCTTCATCCCAAGCTTCCTCCTCACCTGCGAGCACAGGGTCCACTGTCAGCACCATGGCACAGCGCTGCCCTCTCAGCTGCtagagaaaaagtaaaataaacccTCTAATCCAGGCTGTGTGTTTGATAAAAAGAACTCGCCCGGCtctgggggcaggggcagagcagccagccctgtgctTGGCACAGAGACTCAAAGTCTCTTCAGAGCAAAGCGCCGCAGGGGAACTGCCAGCCTCCCATCCCCGTGTCCTCTTTGGCCCAAATCTCCTCGGTCCCTGGAGGTTATTCGGCTGCTTTTATCTGAGGAGCATTTCCAGGGCAGTCGAGTCCCCAGTCAGCTGAGGAGGATGGGACCAGTTGCTGAGAGGAGGCAGCggctgggctgtgggctggcaggggggcCGGTGCCCGGGGGGCTCAGCATCACTCTGCCTGCAGAAGCATTGCCCTGGGGAAGAGTGGGAGGCTCAGCAGCCGTGGGTGGGCTGCAATGAGGGGGGCACAGTCATTGGATTCCTCATCAGAAGGCCAAGGAACCCTGCAGAGATCTCCCCCCGTGGCATCCGAGGTTCCAGGTCTGAGCTGGTGCGGGGGCCTCTCCTGCCCAGGAGGGGAGATGCTGTTGGGAGTTATTCCTGAGGCGGATTTGCCACATGTCTCTCTCTCCTCCAGCAATGGGCTCCAGCTTCTCTCCGACTCGAGACGGGACTCAAAGAACCCCACGGCTGCTCCCCGGCAGCAGCGCAGATGCAatgcagctcctctccctgcagctgcctcccccAAGCCACAGCCCCGCGGCCAAACCGCCTTGTCCCCTCACCAGTGGGGACCCCTCTGGGCTCGCTGCTTTTTGGGATG is part of the Falco naumanni isolate bFalNau1 chromosome 18, bFalNau1.pat, whole genome shotgun sequence genome and harbors:
- the DHX58 gene encoding probable ATP-dependent RNA helicase DHX58 isoform X1, with translation MELRGYQLEAVAPALGGCNTIIWLPTGAGKTRAAVYVCQQHLESRVGGRVAVLVNKVHLVDQHAKKEFHALQDTFRVTAISGDSSQKSFFACMVKQSDVVICTAQILHNALVSEEEDMHVELTDFSLLVIDECHHTQKEAVYNKIMLNYLQRKLSGQQDLPQVLGLTASPGTGGATSFEGAVEHILQICANLDVKKIASVQEEAQHLQSHVPQPMKQYDLCQERAQDPFGEQLKEMMEQIQQYMEMPGLPQNFGTQIYEQHIVELEKRGAETFCRKMRVCALHLRKYNDALLINDTVRMIDAFQCLQQFYATERDTKDPTEQFLTALFEENRATLRALAGDQRYENPRLGKLEEILQEHFQPLGTSRGIVFTKTRQSAHSLLSWLQDTAALCGQHIRAAVLTGAGYSNQTRHMTQNEQQDVIELFRKGALNLLFSTSVAEEGLDIPECNIVVRYGLMTNEIAMMQARGRARAKNSVYSVLAKANSREVFRELLNEDLVELMERAIRAVQAMPEQEYRLKPCPDPCPPPPGPLQISELQQIAVASWLMKEARISERRQLHDPDAVYLYCVNCNTAVCRGSDIRTVEGMHHVNINPNFGLYYRVSSGKIQFQRAFKDWEPGCRIMCSECSQEWGMEMIYRQVKLPILSIKNFVVETPAEKKKYKKWSSVTFPVKEFDYVEYCSSIHGQLL
- the DHX58 gene encoding probable ATP-dependent RNA helicase DHX58 isoform X2 yields the protein MELRGYQLEAVAPALGGCNTIIWLPTGAGKTRAAVYVCQQHLESRVGGRVAVLVNKVHLVDQHAKKEFHALQDTFRVTAISGDSSQKSFFACMVKQSDVVICTAQILHNALVSEEEDMHVELTDFSLLVIDECHHTQKEAVYNKIMLNYLQRKLSGQQDLPQVLGLTASPGTGGATSFEGAVEHILQICANLDVKKIASVQEEAQHLQSHVPQPMKQYDLCQERAQDPFGEQLKEMMEQIQQYMEMPGLPQNFGTQIYEQHIVELEKRGAETFCRKMRVCALHLRKYNDALLINDTVRMIDAFQCLQQFYATERDTKDPTEQFLTALFEENRATLRALAGDQRYENPRLGKLEEILQEHFQPLGTSRGIVFTKTRQSAHSLLSWLQDTAALCGQHIRAAVLTGAGYSNQTRHMTQNEQQDVIELFRKGALNLLFSTSVAEEGLDIPECNIVVRYGLMTNEIAMMQARGRARAKNSVYSVLAKANSREVFRELLNEDLVELMERAIRAVQAMPEQEYRLKISELQQIAVASWLMKEARISERRQLHDPDAVYLYCVNCNTAVCRGSDIRTVEGMHHVNINPNFGLYYRVSSGKIQFQRAFKDWEPGCRIMCSECSQEWGMEMIYRQVKLPILSIKNFVVETPAEKKKYKKWSSVTFPVKEFDYVEYCSSIHGQLL